The DNA region attactcttttttaaaaaccctaatttcgacACCTCTCTAGTATCATAAACCCTGAGCTAGCCCACAACCACCAGAGCCTCCTCTACGAGGAGAGACAAAATTGATTCCAGAGAAAGATGGAAGGTTCGGTCTGCGACGAGTGCAAGCTAAATCCTTGGAAGTACAAATGTCCCGGATGTTCTATTCGATCGTGTGGCCTCTCTTGTGTGAAAGCCCACAAGAAGCGAACAGGTTGTACCGGAAAAAGGAAGCTCACCGACTTCGTTCCCCTCTCTCAGTTCGACGATAACCTCCTTCTTTCTGGTACAATTAAATCTCTAAAGTTTCAATTTCGTGAATTGGTTTTGAAAAATCTCATCTTTAAAgttcagatttttttctttatattaatttttctctCTATTGGTTAGACTACAATAtgcttgaagaaacaaaaagagtggCCGAGTCTGCTCGGAGAAGGAGTAGTCAGTTATGCAAATACCCTTTTTATAATTTACCCCATTATCTTCGGAGCCTTCGCAATGCTGCTGCTAGCCGCCGAACAAAGCTATGGTTTGCCCCTAGTGGAATGTTGAAGAGCGAAAACAATCAGAGTCGATACGATAATAGGTAATCCTGAGATTGCATATAAGTTAAATCAAAATCAAGGctttttgttcttatttggTGTTACTCTCAGCTGTGCTGTTATCCCTCCTAGTGTATGGTTAGGAATAAAGACTTATAGTAGTTGTTAAAGTTTTCAAGTTAATCTGTTTGATGATCTTGATCGTCTTTTTAAAGAAAGATGTTTCAACTAAAATTGATTCTATAGCCCTACTTCCTGACCTGTCCTTTGCGGTTGATGGTTTTTTGCCGTAGGAGTAAATGCATCTCGTGGACAATTGAGTGGCGGTTTCACTCTACGGATGTGATTCTTGTTGACCACGGGTTAGTATTCTCTTGGACCAGTAATCATATTTGTTTATTGAGGCACTTGGTTTTGTTCATTGGTCTGTCTCTCTTGATACTTATACTATCCATCCCAGAGTTGGTGAAGATACAAATCTATGCTCGGTGATAGAGAATCATCTCAAGCCTGGCCCGTGGATTCACAAGCTCAAGCCTTTTTGTGATGTGGATCTTGACTCTCTCAAACTTTTTATACGCCTATACCCAAAGGTTTGGTTTTATTTCCCACTATCATTCCCCCATCTTTGTTGGTTCATAGTAAGAAATATTATGCCATGtctaaacataatattaacctttttttttccttgtcacAGGGTGCAAAGGCTCCTTTCAAGGAGCTGAACATCAAAGCTCCTCTGAGGCAACAGCTTGCCAAACTAGTTATATTAGAGTACCCGGTGATCCATGTATATCTACCTTCACAGACCTATGACTTTGAAGTTATCAAAGACTTCTACCATGCAAACACGACGCCTAATCCTAATGATTCCTTACACGATGGTCATGGAAGCACAAATGGCATAAATTCCCGAGTAGAGGAAATAGAAGAAGACGACATTGACTCCTTTGAGCCAAAGGTTCTTGATCTtatgaaacaaatcaactaTAACCCGTGTCAGCGAGCCTCAGAAGAGGGTGGGGTTTCCGACAATCTGCATCCTCAGGTTGATCCCTTAGAACTAGGGGATTTTGAGTTTGACCAAGAGTTGATAGACACATACTCGGATCTTTTCGCGGAAATGAACCCAGGTGATTATTTCAACTTTGAATGTGAGTTTGCAAAGGGACTGGATTCAGATGATAACTGCGACCTCCAAAATCTAGCTACTGATTTCAACATTGATGGACTAGAAGAAGGGGAAATCGTAGAATAATGGGTCATTGTTTGTTCTGTTCCGGCAAAAAGATATTACTTCTGGTGAAACGTTTTTGGTCGCCCAGGATTTTATGTTCATCCCAGAAGCTCTCCCTTTTTCAAGCACATTGCTATTCTCGGTGCCATCCTAGCTTTTACGAGACTGTTCTGTGGTGTGTAGCAAATTTGATTGTTTAAAAGATGTCTTCGAAACTTTTGTTCGGTCTTATCCATGTATATCTTGTAGTGTTTCAGACTGTTTTCATAGTCAACGTTTACCAagaggtaaaatatatgaatggaTGTTATAATATAACGAGCAGTAGGGAAGAGAGCgtacatgaaaacaaaaataaaatataaaaagcttGTAATCTAGAAAATACATCCATCCACTAAGTAATCATTAGAGCTCTTAATATATACATTGAAGCCGTCAACATTAACTCGATATGCAACTTTTCAATTCAACTAAACCCCCACTCTGCAGGCTCCATGGACTTGGAAATCCCTCAATCTTATAAAGAAGTTTACCTGAGGGCATTGGCACGGATCTGAATGAGTTTATGTGAACCAAATCAGACAGCGTTTTAATTTCTCCATGCCTCTTTTCTGCTTGAACATCAACATATTTGTAATTACTCATTAGCGTTAACGTATTGCGTATCATTAATCTTTTGGTCTTTTGATTTCACAACATTCTAGCATTCACACccaaaaccatgagatttatATCAATGAGGCAAATCGCACATGTACCTCTTATTGGTTAGAGGAATACGGACATCTCTGTAGAAGGGATAAACGGAAGAATCTTATCACCATAGAGTTCGTGTAGTTTCACCAAAAGCCGTCCAGAATCAAGATCATCTTTCCATATCTGATCAAGGATTGCTTTCATGGTAATAGC from Camelina sativa cultivar DH55 chromosome 3, Cs, whole genome shotgun sequence includes:
- the LOC104762779 gene encoding box C/D snoRNA protein 1; protein product: MEGSVCDECKLNPWKYKCPGCSIRSCGLSCVKAHKKRTGCTGKRKLTDFVPLSQFDDNLLLSDYNMLEETKRVAESARRRSSQLCKYPFYNLPHYLRSLRNAAASRRTKLWFAPSGMLKSENNQSRYDNRSKCISWTIEWRFHSTDVILVDHGVGEDTNLCSVIENHLKPGPWIHKLKPFCDVDLDSLKLFIRLYPKGAKAPFKELNIKAPLRQQLAKLVILEYPVIHVYLPSQTYDFEVIKDFYHANTTPNPNDSLHDGHGSTNGINSRVEEIEEDDIDSFEPKVLDLMKQINYNPCQRASEEGGVSDNLHPQVDPLELGDFEFDQELIDTYSDLFAEMNPGDYFNFECEFAKGLDSDDNCDLQNLATDFNIDGLEEGEIVE